A genomic window from Triticum urartu cultivar G1812 chromosome 7, Tu2.1, whole genome shotgun sequence includes:
- the LOC125525845 gene encoding uncharacterized protein LOC125525845, producing the protein MAGGRRGGATGAFTVAGKFNPVPEYAVTFVRDYDIKGIGAILAKASPCSMEEWIELFRKNVEQFRKPNAIGTFSNKGNAMDKVGEESDVEEEGDYEVDEDSGDGMDEDEVIPELMVDGSKPATDGQLQVHNEGERQCKKLRLAEEGFGWQGKF; encoded by the exons ATGGCAGGCGGCCGACGAGGCGGTGCCACGGGCGCCTTTACTGTTGCCGGAAAGTTCAATCCGGTGCCTGAGTACGCTGTTACCTTCGTCCGCGACTACGACATCAAGGGCATCGGGGCCATATTGGCTAAAGCTTCCCCTTGCTCCATGGAGGAATGGATCGAACTCTTCAGAAAG AATGTGGAACAATTCAGGAAGCCTAATGCCATTGGGACATTCTCCAACAAAGGCAATGCCATGGACAAGGTGGGCGAGGAGAGCGACGTCGAGGAGGAGGGGGATTACGAGGTGGATGAAGATTCGGGCGACGGTATGGATGAAGATGAGGTGATACCTGAG CTGATGGTTGATGGCAGTAAACCTGCTACTGATGGACAGCTTCAAGTCCATAATGAAGGTGAACGACAGTGCAAGAAGCTAAGATTAGCAGAAGAAGGCTTTGGGTGGCAAGGGAAATTTTGA